The Carassius carassius chromosome 34, fCarCar2.1, whole genome shotgun sequence genome has a segment encoding these proteins:
- the LOC132114868 gene encoding globoside alpha-1,3-N-acetylgalactosaminyltransferase 1-like, producing MGQRRLIYLNNIQNSRKDVASVTPWSAPIIWEGTFNPILIDSIYKQHNLTIATTVFALGKYTRFVKDFLESAEQHYFVGFRVHYYLFSDQPESIPEVKMGENRNLTVLKIQSLNRWQDISMSRMEKLEKLIENELANEADYIFCLDIDTKFYGRWGVESLGRLVGVIHPWLFDAPRGRFTYERRPESQAYIPAVEGDYYYAGAAFGGSLEDVHQLTKTCREKLHIDAANSIEAVWQEESHLNKYFLLNKPSKLLSPEYMWRDINEKAPQIKVVRFSNVAKNYAEVRPNP from the exons ATGGGGCAAAGAAG GCTCATATACCTGAACAATATCCAGAACAG tcGGAAAGATGTTGCTTCTGTGACACCATGGTCAGCTCCAATCATTTGGGAGGGAACCTTTAACCCCATACTGATCGACTCTATCTACAAACAACACAATCTCACCATAGCAACCACAGTCTTTGCTTTGGGAAA ATACACACGTTTTGTTAAAGATTTTCTGGAGTCAGCAGAACAGCATTACTTTGTTGGATTTCGAGTGCATTACTACTTGTTTTCAGATCAACCAGAATCGATTCCTGAGGTGAAGATGGGTGAAAACCGTAATTTGACAGTTCTAAAGATCCAGAGTTTGAACAGATGGCAGGACATCAGTATGAGCAGGATGGAAAAACTGGAAAAACTAATAGAGAATGAACTGGCCAACGAGGCTGACTATATTTTCTGCCTTGACATAGATACAAAGTTCTATGGCCGTTGGGGTGTGGAGTCTTTGGGTCGTCTGGTAGGTGTGATACATCCTTGGTTGTTTGACGCTCCAAGGGGTCGATTCACATATGAGCGTAGACCAGAGTCTCAAGCATACATTCCAGCTGTGGAAGGTGATTATTATTATGCTGGTGCTGCATTTGGTGGCTCATTGGAAGATGTACATCAACTCACCAAAACCTGCAGGGAGAAGCTGCACATTGATGCTGCAAACTCCATTGAGGCAGTATGGCAAGAGGAGTCTCACTTGAACAAGTATTTCCTTTTGAACAAACCTAGTAAACTGCTTTCTCCTGAATATATGTGGAGGGACATCAATGAAAAAGCACCCCAAATAAAAGTTGTTCGCTTCTCTAATGTAGCTAAAAACTATGCTGAAGTTCGTCCAAACCCATAG